From Rutidosis leptorrhynchoides isolate AG116_Rl617_1_P2 chromosome 3, CSIRO_AGI_Rlap_v1, whole genome shotgun sequence, a single genomic window includes:
- the LOC139900643 gene encoding uncharacterized protein: MTIKNTLPPTKINLLLRGINLESTVCSLSDRHDEDEVHLFCDCDTNMQIWDKIRQWTNLQIPHWLIIDDIWLWVDGIPITSRQRTIIRVIVIATLLNIWRLHNSYVFKDSKFKKSHVFDSKVVLAFNWLYSRFCKSSINWTVWLQNPMNAL; the protein is encoded by the coding sequence ATGACGATTAAAAACACTTTGCCTCCTACTAAAATCAACCTTCTCCTTCGTGGCATCAACTTGGAGAGCACAGTTTGTAGTCTATCTGACCGTCATGATGAAGATGAGGTTCATCTTTTCTGTGATTGTGATACTAATATGCAGATTTGGGACAAAATTAGGCAATGGACCAATTTACAGATTCCACACTGGCTTATTATCGATGATATTTGGCTATGGGTGGACGGGATACCTATCACATCGAGGCAGAGAACCATTATAAGAGTAATCGTCATTGCAACTTTATTAAACATATGGCGCCTTCACAACAGCTATGTCTTCAAAGATTCGAAGTTCAAAAAATCCCATGTTTTCGATAGCAAAGTTGTATTGGCTTTTAATTGGCTTTACTCGCGTTTTTGTAAGAGTAGCATAAATTGGACGGTGTGGTTACAAAACCCCATGAACGCTTTGTAA